CAGGAATCGTTGAGCTATAGTCCCTGTCAATGAGCTTTGTCACGGGCCCTGCGCTAAGCACTGCTCCTTCTAGAGTTGCCGGTAGATACGTCTGTACCCAATCCCCAGCTAAATGGAAATTACTCCACTCCGTGTTTTGCTGCGGACGCATTTCATCAACAGACGGGGTTGCTGCAAATGTGGCATCTATAGACTTATAAATAACATCCCGACTAATCGTCATTTTTTTGCTTTGAGGAAAATGTTGTTGGATCTCCTTCTTGATGAGCTCAAGAAGTTCAGGTCTTTTTAATTCAAGCTCTTGGTAAGCTGCACTGATGATGATCGTGTAATGGTAGAAGTCGTTGGCAAAGCTAGGTAAATAGTCGGTACGATCAAATATCCATTGCACGGGTGAATCTAGCAGTCCGACAAAAGGCTGATTGATAATGGGTGTGTCACAAAGAATATGCACCGAAATAATAGGTGAGGAAGGAATTTGAGCGATCTGATTTTTGAGAGGAGATGTTTCGGGCAAGAGGCTTGAGAGTGCCTTGGATGGCATACAGCTAATACACTGGTCAAAATGCTCATAAGTCTGCCTGGTGGTTTTAAAAGAGATTAATTTATCCTTCTCAAAGCAGAGTTCCTTGATGGGTTCTCCAGTATGGATGCGGCCTCCCGTTGCCTTTAGGAATAGCTCTGCTTCCGGCATAAGCAATTCGCTGAGACCTACTTTGCTGAAGTAAATACTTGCATCGGATGTGCCGCCAAATAAGGATTGGCGTAGGACGGCTTCAAAGAGTTTTGCACTGGCAGAAGCAATAGGTTCATTCAGAGCTGCTATGCAAAGGGGTTCCCACAACACATGAATCGCATGAGGGGTTTGCCGTTGCCCAAGCAACCATTCCTTGACCGTGGACTTTTGACTGGGGCTCTGACCAATCCTTAAAGACAACCCAAAATAACAGATAGCGATCCGGTCTTTCCAACTGAGCTCTTCAAAGCTCAATAAGGCCTTCAGTAGATGGAAAGGAGCGGGCAAATTAGCCGCACGCAAGTGAGTGATGCCCTTATCAAGGCTATGATAGGGGACATGAATGCTCTTCTGAATTTCTAACTTTTCTTCAACTCCCAGGGACTTGATAAGATTAAGACATGAGTGATAACAACCCATTAAGATATGCTGACCGTTATCAAAGGTAATGCCTGTTTTGGTGTCGTTGTAACTATGAGCTCTCCCTCCCGTATAAGATTTGGCCTCAAAGATCTCTACCTGATGACCTCCCCGAGAAAGATGAACCGCTGTAGCTATACCGGCAAAACCGCCCCCAAAGATGGCGACACGCTGTGGGAGTTTTGTTGAGGTAGGCAAGCTATTAAAAGAGCGCATCGCCTTGATAACAGCTAGGACTTTCTCAAATTTATTGAGCTGGACGGGCGCTTTTCCAAGCCCGAAATTATTTTTTCTAAGCTTTTCCAGCAACCTAGAATAAACATGTGTCATAATCTCCGCCGCTGCCATGTTCTTGCTGTCTTTTGCGGGTAGGAGTCGAGCTGCTTTGGCATAAAAGTGTTTTGCCCGATGGTATTGTAAAAGACAAAGACGTTTTAAGTTCGCTTTATTGGGCCATGTTCGCAGATCATCTTCCGTGACCTGGAAAGTATCTAACTCATCTTGGGGAATATAAATACGGTCATATTCCAGCAAATCATACTGAATGTCTCGTAAGATATTCGTCAGTTGAAAAGCCATGCCTAGAGCAACAGCATAGGCTTTAGTATGGGCATGACTGTGCTCAAAGATCTCGATAGAGGCTAAACCAACCGCAGATGCTACCCGGTAACAATACGTTTCTAATTCGGCAAAGGATGGGTAGCGGCTTTTATGAAGATCCATTTCGACGCCCCGCATGATGTCTTTCAAGGGATCTGGTGGAATCAGGTATAAACGAACGATCTTTGCTAAATCTTGGCCAAGCCGAGATTGAGGAGTACCTGTATAACAAGCGTCTATCTCCTGATTCCAAAATTCGATCTCTTTGAGTTTTTGAGTAAGACTCTTGTCTTTTTCATCCACGATATCATCTGCTGTGCGACAGAATGCGTACAAAATGGCCATCGCCTCACGTTTTTCCTTGGGGAGAATGAAAAAAGAAAGCGCCAGGTTGGAGCCGCTTTTTTGAGTAATGGTCTGGCTATCGGGAAGATCTTGCATCGTTAAAGAGTGGTGCCTCGTAGAAAAGAAAATTTACCTGAAGATAAAAGATTTTAAGAAGAGGGTCACGAAATCAAATTTGGACAACTTGGGGCGTTTCGATAAAGTATCATATCCCCGACGTCTTATTTTTTCTAAGATAGTAGTTCCTCCCAACCAAGTCATACGAATTTCCCAAGCTAATTTCCCTGAATAACAAGCGAGGGCTGGGAGTAGGGGACGACCTTGATCAAAATGTTCCTGAGCCAGCTGCACCTGTTCTTTCACGCAAGCGGTGAACCCCATACCAGGGACACCCGAGAAAAGCTCATCCTCCTCTACCCAATGTTTCTTTAATGCGTCCTGAGGTAGGTAAATGCGATCCTTACCTAGATCCACAGAGATATCTTGCCAGAAATTGGCGAGCTGCAATCCCGTGCAAATATGATCGGACAAGATATGAAGCTCCTCATCCCGAATACCGTGTAAATGAAGAACCAG
The Verrucomicrobiota bacterium DNA segment above includes these coding regions:
- the hpnE gene encoding hydroxysqualene dehydroxylase HpnE yields the protein MQDLPDSQTITQKSGSNLALSFFILPKEKREAMAILYAFCRTADDIVDEKDKSLTQKLKEIEFWNQEIDACYTGTPQSRLGQDLAKIVRLYLIPPDPLKDIMRGVEMDLHKSRYPSFAELETYCYRVASAVGLASIEIFEHSHAHTKAYAVALGMAFQLTNILRDIQYDLLEYDRIYIPQDELDTFQVTEDDLRTWPNKANLKRLCLLQYHRAKHFYAKAARLLPAKDSKNMAAAEIMTHVYSRLLEKLRKNNFGLGKAPVQLNKFEKVLAVIKAMRSFNSLPTSTKLPQRVAIFGGGFAGIATAVHLSRGGHQVEIFEAKSYTGGRAHSYNDTKTGITFDNGQHILMGCYHSCLNLIKSLGVEEKLEIQKSIHVPYHSLDKGITHLRAANLPAPFHLLKALLSFEELSWKDRIAICYFGLSLRIGQSPSQKSTVKEWLLGQRQTPHAIHVLWEPLCIAALNEPIASASAKLFEAVLRQSLFGGTSDASIYFSKVGLSELLMPEAELFLKATGGRIHTGEPIKELCFEKDKLISFKTTRQTYEHFDQCISCMPSKALSSLLPETSPLKNQIAQIPSSPIISVHILCDTPIINQPFVGLLDSPVQWIFDRTDYLPSFANDFYHYTIIISAAYQELELKRPELLELIKKEIQQHFPQSKKMTISRDVIYKSIDATFAATPSVDEMRPQQNTEWSNFHLAGDWVQTYLPATLEGAVLSAGPVTKLIDRDYSSTIPANTKKGIPGESLISR